In bacterium, the sequence AATGTAAGCCTCCAATTAAAATATATTCCAATTGTTCCGAAAGTAAACATTGACGCCAATCTTTTAGGTACCGAAAAAATTTTTTCCTTTTCTCTTCTTAATCTTTCCCAGACAGTGATTCTTTTATCAGGGCTTGTTTTTTCTTTTTTCCTGATGTATACCCGGGCGCACCGCTTTAAAGAAAAACAGCAATTCTTTTATTATATAGGCCACCAGCTAATTATGTTCTCTTATTGCTTGTCATTTTTAAATTTTATGTTATACTAATTATCCGCGTGAGGGAGCTTTTAAGAGCCTGTAACAAAATTATGTTCGTTTACGAAAACGTGTATTTTGGAGCGAGACAAGAAGGATGAGCAAAAAGCGCAGAAGCGTAGCCACGGTGCTACGTTGAGCACTTTTTGCGAAATTCGACGCAGTCACAGCCCAAAAGATACGTTTGCAGTAGAAGATAATTGTGTTACAGGCTCTATAGAAAGGTCATATTAATGGGAAACAAAAAAACTATTTTAATTGTTGACGACGAACCCTATATCCGGTCTTTGCTGGAAGAAACTCTTGAAGAAATAGGCGATAAAGGGGTTGATATATTTATCGCGGAAAACGGGGAAAAAGGACTGGAACTGGCACTGGCCCAAAAACCAAACCTGATTTTTCTCGATGTAATGATGCCGAGGATGAACGGTTATGAAATGTGCGAGGCCCTCAAGAAAAAACA encodes:
- a CDS encoding response regulator; the protein is MGNKKTILIVDDEPYIRSLLEETLEEIGDKGVDIFIAENGEKGLELALAQKPNLIFLDVMMPRMNGYEMCEALKKKHNLMDVHVIMLTAKGQEIDRQKGVDCGANEYITKPFDPDEIVAKTNKILGL